A region from the Vibrio sp. SS-MA-C1-2 genome encodes:
- the frr gene encoding ribosome recycling factor, which yields MINEIKVDAKQRMEKSVEALKNQLAKVRTGRAHPSLLDGINVEYYGSATPLKQLASIITEDARTLAITVFDKSLTQAVEKAIMKSDLGLNPSSAGTVIRVPLPPLTEERRRDLIKVVRAEAEGGKVAIRNIRRDANGDIKALLKEKEISEDDDRRAQDEIQKITDTAIKMVDEVLEVKEKDLLEI from the coding sequence ATGATTAATGAAATTAAAGTTGATGCAAAGCAACGCATGGAAAAAAGCGTTGAAGCACTTAAAAATCAATTAGCAAAAGTTCGAACAGGCCGTGCACACCCGAGCCTACTTGATGGTATCAATGTTGAATATTATGGTTCAGCGACACCACTTAAGCAGCTAGCTTCAATTATTACTGAAGATGCACGTACTTTAGCAATTACAGTATTTGATAAGAGCCTGACTCAAGCCGTAGAAAAAGCGATCATGAAGTCAGATCTTGGTCTTAACCCATCATCTGCAGGTACCGTTATCCGTGTACCACTTCCACCACTAACTGAAGAGCGTCGTCGTGACCTTATCAAGGTTGTGCGTGCGGAAGCTGAAGGTGGCAAAGTGGCTATCCGTAATATCCGTCGTGATGCGAATGGTGATATTAAAGCACTATTGAAAGAAAAAGAGATTTCTGAAGATGACGATCGTCGTGCTCAAGATGAAATCCAAAAAATCACCGATACTGCAATCAAGATGGTTGATGAAGTATTAGAAGTGAAAGAAAAAGATCTACTAGAGATTTAA
- a CDS encoding isoprenyl transferase encodes MADSVALDSIEQDQLPQHIAVIMDGNGRWAKERGKARVFGHKAGVKAVRQTVSTAARLGVKALTLFAFSSENWQRPEKEVNILMDLFLAVLGREVKKLDKNGIQLRVIGETSRFSAKLQEKIKSAEQLTASNNGMVLNIAANYGGQWDILQATKALAEKVENNQLKASDITEKMLAENLTMSDLPDVDLMIRTSGERRISNFMLWQMAYAEFYFTEQYWPDFDQQSFVNAVSWYLNRERRFGCTSEQIEALLK; translated from the coding sequence ATGGCTGATAGTGTCGCTTTAGATTCAATTGAACAGGATCAACTTCCTCAACATATTGCTGTGATTATGGATGGTAATGGCCGTTGGGCAAAAGAGCGCGGTAAAGCTCGAGTCTTTGGTCATAAAGCTGGAGTTAAAGCTGTCAGGCAAACTGTCTCAACTGCTGCTAGACTAGGTGTTAAAGCCTTAACCTTATTTGCTTTCAGCAGTGAAAATTGGCAACGACCAGAGAAAGAAGTCAATATATTGATGGATCTCTTCCTTGCTGTATTAGGACGTGAAGTTAAAAAGTTAGATAAAAATGGCATTCAACTTAGAGTCATTGGTGAGACTTCTCGGTTTAGTGCTAAGTTACAAGAAAAGATAAAATCAGCAGAGCAATTGACGGCAAGTAATAATGGGATGGTACTCAATATTGCAGCAAATTACGGTGGTCAATGGGATATTCTACAGGCGACAAAGGCGCTGGCTGAAAAAGTAGAAAATAATCAGCTAAAAGCATCGGATATTACCGAAAAGATGCTGGCAGAAAATTTGACAATGTCAGATCTGCCTGATGTTGATTTAATGATTAGAACCAGTGGTGAACGTAGAATTAGTAACTTTATGTTATGGCAGATGGCTTATGCTGAATTCTATTTTACTGAGCAATATTGGCCTGATTTTGATCAACAGAGTTTTGTTAATGCGGTTTCTTGGTATCTAAACCGAGAGCGCCGTTTTGGTTGCACAAGTGAACAGATAGAAGCGCTGTTAAAATAG
- the rseP gene encoding sigma E protease regulator RseP, with protein sequence MTDILWNFASFIIAIGVLVTVHEFGHFWVARKCGVIVERFSIGFGKAIFNYQGKDGTVYTLAMIPLGGYVKMLDERIDTVEEDKKPFAFNNRPLWQRSAIVAAGPLANFIFAIAAYWIVFIIGVPTVKPVIGEVAPTSIAQQAGIESGMELKAIDGIKTSNWQSVNMAVIGAIGDDRMTITVSPENNNYQIDKELDLSNWSFDPETESGLIKLGITPYSPKISTELAQVIDGGAAKEAGFQSGDKLLKLNGESIESWMGFVSVVKQSAGIPLPILVERNGRELQLNLTPKTKNINGQTIGYIGVSPKVEPWPEEYKIDQKYGVFAALGQAVDKTGQLINLTFSMVKKLITGDVALDNLSGPISIAKGAGMTAEFGLVHFLGFLALISVNLGIINLLPLPVLDGGHLLFFAVEAIIRRPVPEKIQEVGYRVGSVLLMAMMAIALFNDFTRL encoded by the coding sequence ATGACCGATATTTTATGGAACTTTGCCTCATTCATTATTGCTATCGGTGTGTTAGTTACCGTTCATGAATTTGGTCATTTTTGGGTAGCGCGTAAATGCGGAGTTATTGTTGAGCGCTTCTCGATAGGTTTTGGAAAAGCCATTTTTAATTATCAAGGTAAAGACGGTACCGTTTATACTTTAGCGATGATCCCCCTTGGTGGCTATGTCAAAATGCTTGATGAGCGTATTGATACCGTTGAAGAAGATAAAAAGCCGTTTGCGTTTAATAACCGCCCCCTTTGGCAACGTAGTGCGATTGTTGCAGCAGGACCATTAGCTAACTTCATTTTTGCTATTGCCGCTTACTGGATCGTATTTATCATTGGTGTGCCGACGGTTAAGCCTGTGATTGGTGAAGTTGCACCGACCTCAATTGCTCAACAAGCTGGGATTGAGTCTGGGATGGAACTAAAAGCGATTGATGGTATCAAAACCTCAAATTGGCAGTCTGTCAATATGGCGGTGATTGGTGCAATTGGTGATGATCGTATGACCATTACGGTTTCACCTGAAAACAATAATTACCAGATTGATAAAGAGTTAGATTTATCGAACTGGAGCTTTGATCCTGAAACTGAATCAGGTTTAATTAAATTAGGTATCACACCTTATAGCCCTAAAATCTCGACAGAGCTAGCTCAAGTGATTGATGGTGGAGCGGCAAAAGAAGCCGGTTTTCAGTCGGGTGATAAATTATTAAAACTCAATGGTGAATCTATTGAGAGCTGGATGGGGTTTGTCTCTGTGGTGAAACAGAGTGCTGGGATCCCACTTCCTATTTTAGTTGAACGTAACGGTCGTGAATTACAGTTAAATTTAACACCGAAAACAAAAAATATTAACGGTCAAACTATCGGCTATATTGGGGTTTCTCCAAAAGTTGAACCATGGCCTGAAGAATATAAAATAGACCAGAAATATGGTGTATTTGCTGCATTGGGCCAAGCTGTTGATAAAACAGGTCAACTTATTAATTTAACCTTTAGTATGGTTAAAAAATTGATCACTGGCGATGTGGCATTAGATAACTTAAGTGGACCTATTTCAATTGCCAAAGGTGCCGGAATGACTGCCGAATTTGGTTTGGTACATTTCCTTGGCTTTTTGGCTTTGATTAGTGTTAACTTAGGTATTATCAACTTATTACCTCTTCCCGTACTGGATGGCGGACATCTACTCTTTTTTGCTGTAGAAGCTATTATTCGCCGCCCAGTCCCAGAAAAAATACAAGAAGTAGGTTATCGTGTGGGTTCAGTATTGCTAATGGCAATGATGGCCATTGCATTATTTAATGACTTTACCCGTCTTTAG
- a CDS encoding phosphatidate cytidylyltransferase, which produces MLKQRIITALILAPLVIAGIFLLPLNAFIIAIAAITLIGCWEWTQFIDAPSRIQSMIIPVVALVLSFFILPFDAPSLLTVTASHYVMLAIGGFWWIIVSLLVIGYPDSQRYWIKSNLLRQLMGLLTMLPFLWSMLLLRSMGGEEQPYLGAKVVLLVCLLVWSADSGAYFSGKRFGKNKMAPKVSPNKTLEGLLGGTIAAILVTWIGAHLMNIPFSNLGMMFVIAAITVVASVMGDLAESMFKRVSGIKDSGTILPGHGGILDRIDSLTAAIPVFALLYFWLG; this is translated from the coding sequence TTGCTTAAACAACGAATCATTACCGCTTTAATCCTTGCTCCATTGGTGATTGCCGGTATCTTTTTACTGCCACTCAATGCTTTTATTATTGCAATCGCAGCGATTACCTTAATTGGTTGCTGGGAATGGACCCAATTTATAGATGCACCTTCACGTATTCAATCGATGATTATCCCTGTTGTCGCATTGGTCCTCTCTTTTTTCATCCTCCCTTTTGATGCACCATCACTGTTAACCGTTACTGCCTCTCATTATGTTATGTTAGCAATCGGTGGTTTTTGGTGGATTATCGTCTCTCTATTGGTTATCGGTTATCCAGATTCGCAACGTTATTGGATAAAAAGTAACTTGCTCCGTCAACTGATGGGCTTACTGACTATGCTTCCTTTCTTATGGAGTATGTTACTGCTACGGAGTATGGGTGGAGAAGAGCAGCCTTATTTAGGTGCCAAAGTTGTATTATTAGTCTGTTTGCTGGTCTGGTCGGCAGATAGCGGTGCTTATTTTAGCGGTAAACGTTTTGGTAAAAATAAAATGGCACCAAAAGTGAGCCCGAATAAAACACTGGAAGGTCTGCTAGGTGGTACTATTGCCGCTATTTTAGTGACTTGGATTGGCGCTCATCTCATGAATATTCCATTTTCAAATTTAGGCATGATGTTTGTTATCGCTGCGATCACTGTTGTTGCTTCAGTGATGGGAGATTTAGCGGAAAGTATGTTTAAGCGTGTTTCTGGTATTAAAGATAGTGGAACAATCTTACCTGGTCACGGTGGTATCTTAGATCGTATTGATAGTTTAACGGCTGCAATTCCTGTTTTTGCTTTGCTCTATTTTTGGTTGGGATAA
- the tsf gene encoding translation elongation factor Ts, producing MATVTAALVKELRERTSAGMMECKKALVEANADIELAIENMRKSGAAKAAKKAGRVAAEGVILVKADEASKTAVILEVNCETDFVAKDAGFTAFANEVADVALANRSDVAALKEQFEEQRATLVTKVGENMDIRRVDYLDGDLVGSYLHGARIGVIVSATGADAELIKHIAMHVAASKPEYVNPEDVPADVVEKEKQIQVDIAIQSGKPAEIAEKMVVGRMKKFTGEVSLTGQAFVMDPSKTVGQLLKEKGATVTNFIRFEVGEGIEKEEVDFAAEVAAVSKG from the coding sequence ATGGCAACCGTAACTGCGGCCCTAGTTAAAGAACTGCGCGAACGTACAAGCGCAGGCATGATGGAATGTAAAAAAGCATTAGTTGAAGCAAATGCTGATATCGAATTAGCAATTGAGAACATGCGTAAAAGCGGCGCAGCTAAAGCAGCTAAAAAAGCTGGTCGTGTTGCAGCGGAAGGCGTTATCTTAGTTAAAGCTGACGAAGCAAGCAAAACAGCAGTTATCCTAGAAGTAAACTGTGAAACTGATTTCGTTGCTAAAGATGCTGGTTTCACTGCATTCGCAAACGAAGTTGCTGACGTAGCACTTGCAAACCGTTCTGATGTTGCTGCACTTAAAGAGCAGTTCGAAGAGCAACGCGCAACTTTAGTCACTAAAGTTGGCGAAAACATGGACATCCGTCGTGTAGATTACTTAGACGGTGATCTTGTAGGTTCTTACCTACACGGTGCACGTATCGGTGTTATCGTTAGCGCAACTGGTGCTGACGCTGAGCTTATCAAGCACATTGCAATGCATGTTGCTGCATCTAAGCCTGAGTACGTTAACCCTGAAGATGTACCAGCTGACGTTGTTGAAAAAGAAAAACAAATTCAAGTTGATATCGCAATTCAATCTGGTAAGCCAGCTGAAATTGCAGAAAAAATGGTTGTTGGTCGCATGAAGAAGTTTACTGGTGAGGTTTCTCTTACTGGTCAAGCTTTCGTTATGGACCCATCTAAAACTGTTGGCCAACTTCTAAAAGAGAAAGGCGCAACAGTAACTAACTTCATTCGTTTTGAAGTTGGTGAAGGTATCGAAAAAGAAGAAGTAGATTTCGCTGCAGAAGTAGCTGCTGTATCTAAAGGTTAA
- the ispC gene encoding 1-deoxy-D-xylulose-5-phosphate reductoisomerase codes for MRYLTILGATGSIGASTLSVVEKNPEQYQVVALSAGTNVEKMLVLCRQWKPKFAAMADDLSAQQLKKQLDSENIKTEVLSGIQGQCHIAELPEVDTVMAAIVGAAGLLPTMAAVNAGKRILLANKEALVMSGQFFIDAAQKSGAEILPVDSEHNAIFQCLPREVQQQVGVCDLAENGISKILLTGSGGPFRYSELDTLYKVTPEQAIAHPNWSMGPKISVDSATMMNKGLEYIEARWLFNASRDQLSVIIHPQSVIHSMVQYKDGSVLAQMGLPDMRTPIACTMAYPDRVEANVAPLDFSQVGEFTFLQPDYNRYPCLKLAIDACYQGQAATTTLNAANEIAVQAFLDKKIGFMDISRINAQVLEKSDFIEPTSLDSLLESDNIARQIAQQEVKKVTG; via the coding sequence ATGCGTTATTTAACGATTTTAGGTGCAACTGGCTCTATTGGTGCAAGCACATTGTCAGTTGTAGAGAAAAACCCTGAACAGTATCAAGTTGTTGCATTAAGTGCAGGAACAAATGTTGAAAAGATGCTGGTGTTATGTCGTCAATGGAAGCCAAAGTTTGCTGCCATGGCGGATGATTTATCTGCTCAACAATTAAAAAAACAACTCGATAGTGAGAATATCAAAACGGAAGTGTTGTCTGGTATTCAAGGTCAGTGTCATATTGCCGAGTTACCAGAAGTTGATACGGTAATGGCGGCAATTGTTGGTGCTGCTGGGTTACTGCCAACGATGGCGGCGGTTAATGCAGGGAAACGAATTTTATTAGCCAATAAAGAAGCGTTAGTGATGTCAGGGCAATTTTTTATTGATGCCGCTCAAAAAAGTGGTGCTGAAATTCTTCCTGTCGATAGTGAACACAATGCGATATTTCAATGTTTACCAAGAGAAGTTCAACAACAAGTTGGTGTTTGTGATTTAGCTGAAAATGGCATATCTAAAATTTTACTGACTGGATCAGGTGGTCCATTTCGTTACAGTGAGTTAGATACGTTGTACAAAGTGACCCCAGAGCAAGCAATCGCTCATCCTAATTGGTCGATGGGGCCAAAAATTTCGGTAGATTCAGCTACCATGATGAATAAAGGGTTAGAGTATATTGAAGCGCGTTGGTTGTTTAATGCGAGTCGAGATCAGTTAAGTGTCATTATTCATCCCCAATCTGTTATTCACTCAATGGTGCAATATAAGGATGGTTCGGTGCTAGCACAGATGGGCTTACCCGATATGAGAACGCCAATAGCTTGTACAATGGCTTACCCTGATCGTGTTGAAGCAAATGTTGCACCATTAGATTTTAGTCAAGTCGGTGAATTTACCTTCTTACAGCCTGACTATAACCGTTATCCATGTTTAAAATTAGCTATTGATGCGTGTTATCAAGGGCAAGCTGCCACTACCACGCTTAATGCGGCAAATGAAATTGCGGTTCAGGCATTTTTAGATAAAAAGATCGGCTTCATGGATATCAGTCGCATAAATGCTCAAGTATTAGAAAAATCAGATTTTATCGAACCAACTAGCTTAGATTCTTTATTAGAGAGTGATAATATTGCTCGTCAAATTGCTCAACAGGAAGTTAAAAAGGTAACTGGATGA
- the pyrH gene encoding UMP kinase, translating to MTTNPKPAYQRILLKLSGEALQGQEGFGIDAAVLERMAQEIKELVELGVQVGMVIGGGNLFRGAGLAEAGMNRVVGDHMGMLATVMNGLAMRDALHRAYVNAKLMSAIPLNGVCDDYNWADGIRLLRQGQVVIFSAGTGNPFFTTDSAACLRGIEIEADIVLKATKVDGVFSEDPVKNPDAELYTQLSYQDVLERELKVMDLAAFTLARDHAMPVRVFNMNKPGALRRVVMGEPEGTLISHN from the coding sequence ATGACAACGAATCCTAAACCAGCTTATCAGCGTATTTTACTAAAGTTAAGTGGTGAAGCACTACAAGGCCAAGAAGGCTTTGGTATTGACGCAGCTGTTCTTGAAAGAATGGCTCAAGAGATCAAAGAGCTTGTTGAGCTTGGTGTTCAAGTTGGTATGGTCATCGGCGGCGGTAACTTATTCCGTGGTGCAGGTCTTGCTGAAGCTGGTATGAATCGAGTTGTGGGCGACCACATGGGTATGCTAGCAACCGTCATGAACGGCCTTGCAATGCGTGATGCACTACACCGTGCCTATGTGAACGCAAAATTAATGTCTGCAATCCCTCTAAACGGCGTATGTGATGACTACAATTGGGCTGACGGTATCCGTTTACTACGTCAAGGCCAAGTGGTTATTTTCTCTGCAGGTACAGGTAACCCATTCTTTACTACTGATTCTGCTGCATGCCTACGTGGTATTGAAATCGAAGCCGATATTGTCCTAAAAGCAACGAAAGTTGATGGCGTATTCAGCGAAGATCCAGTGAAAAACCCTGACGCAGAACTTTATACTCAGCTTAGCTACCAAGATGTTCTTGAGCGTGAACTTAAAGTGATGGATCTTGCTGCTTTCACATTAGCAAGAGACCACGCAATGCCGGTTCGTGTCTTCAATATGAATAAGCCAGGTGCGCTGCGTCGTGTTGTGATGGGCGAGCCAGAAGGTACTTTAATCAGCCATAACTAA
- the rpsB gene encoding 30S ribosomal protein S2, with the protein MATVSMRDMLKAGVHFGHQTRYWNPKMKPFIFGARNNVHIINLEQTVPMFNDALAQLGKIAERKGKILFVGTKRAASESIKENAISCDQFYVNNRWLGGMLTNFKTVRQSIKRLKELEVQSTDGTFEKLTKKEALMRTREMDKLEKSLGGIKNMGGLPDAIFVIDADHEHIAVKEANNLGIPVFAVVDTNSNPDGVDYVVPGNDDAIRAINLYLGAVAQAVTEGRNQDIVVQAEQDGFVEAE; encoded by the coding sequence ATGGCTACTGTATCAATGCGCGACATGCTTAAAGCTGGTGTTCACTTCGGTCACCAAACTCGTTACTGGAACCCAAAGATGAAGCCGTTCATCTTCGGTGCTCGTAACAATGTTCATATCATCAACCTTGAGCAAACTGTACCAATGTTCAACGATGCACTAGCGCAGCTAGGCAAAATCGCTGAGCGTAAAGGCAAAATCCTTTTCGTTGGTACTAAGCGTGCAGCAAGCGAATCAATTAAAGAGAACGCGATCAGCTGTGATCAGTTCTACGTAAACAACCGCTGGTTAGGTGGTATGCTTACTAACTTTAAAACTGTTCGCCAATCTATCAAGCGTCTTAAAGAGCTAGAAGTTCAGTCTACTGACGGTACTTTCGAAAAGCTTACTAAGAAAGAAGCGCTTATGCGTACTCGTGAGATGGATAAACTAGAGAAGTCTCTAGGCGGTATCAAAAACATGGGTGGTTTACCTGACGCAATCTTCGTAATCGATGCAGATCACGAGCACATTGCTGTTAAAGAAGCAAACAACCTAGGTATCCCTGTATTCGCAGTAGTTGATACTAACTCTAACCCAGACGGCGTTGATTACGTTGTTCCTGGTAACGATGATGCAATCCGTGCAATCAACCTTTACCTTGGCGCTGTAGCTCAAGCTGTAACTGAAGGTCGCAACCAAGACATCGTTGTTCAAGCTGAGCAAGACGGTTTCGTAGAAGCTGAATAA
- the bamA gene encoding outer membrane protein assembly factor BamA, translating to MTMKKLLVASLLFGSAVAQGAEDFKVTDIRFDGLQRVPLGSALLKMPIRVGDEVSEEDISNAIRALFSSGNFENIQMSQDNGRLIVTVRERATIADISFSGNKALKEEQLQQNLDASDMQVGESLDRTKLSQIEKGLEDFYYSVGKYNASVKAVVTPLPRNRVDIKFVFTEGLSAKIQQINFVGNTVFSDEELAGKFQLRSDIPWWNFMASDKYQKQVLSGDLETLRSYYLNRGYLKFKVVSTNVSISPDKRGVYITLNISEGKPYTVSDIKLRGELAGKEDEFDSLVNFKPNEIYNAAKVTSLEDKVKKVLGEAGYAYPKVQTIPTFNDVKQSVELTVNVDPGQRVYVRNIKFSGNTTTKDVVLRREMRQMEGAWLNSKALEQSKSRLNRLGFFETVDMKTVRVPGSSDQVDVIYNVKEANAGSVNFGVGYGTESGISFQLGLQQDNFLGSGNKVGINAMTNDYQQNITLEYKDPYFTIDGISLGGKVFYNQFEASDANIVDYTNKTYGASLTWGFPFNELNYFDFSVGYTHNRISNLPEYDQVQEFKTTQQGNLSDNGQTLIVDDYDWTVSWTRNNLNKGYFPTAGNYQRAYFKMTVPGSDTQYFKTQYDVRQYFPLTEAHSFSLLMRGRLGYGNGYGEIDGNDNLLPFYENFYAGGYSTLRGFRSNTAGPKAVYSQGQPMPGGIAGNNSDIYATDDSTGGNAIALASMELFFPLPFVADDYRNQIRTSVFVDAASVWDTEFDYKSNGNVVTGEDDYYDYSDPTNFRASVGIALQWMSPMGPLVFSVAEPIKSYDGDDEEFFTFTIGKTF from the coding sequence ATGACGATGAAAAAATTACTAGTAGCTTCACTTTTATTTGGTAGTGCAGTTGCTCAAGGTGCTGAAGATTTCAAAGTTACTGATATTCGATTCGATGGATTGCAACGCGTGCCTTTGGGGTCTGCGTTATTAAAAATGCCTATTCGAGTTGGAGATGAAGTTTCTGAAGAAGATATTTCAAATGCGATTCGTGCATTATTCTCTTCTGGCAACTTTGAAAACATCCAAATGAGCCAAGATAATGGACGATTGATCGTGACGGTTCGTGAGCGAGCAACGATTGCTGACATCTCATTTTCTGGCAATAAAGCGCTAAAAGAAGAACAGTTACAACAAAACTTAGACGCTTCCGATATGCAAGTGGGTGAGAGTTTAGATCGCACGAAACTAAGCCAAATTGAGAAAGGTCTTGAAGACTTCTATTATAGTGTTGGTAAATATAATGCGAGTGTAAAAGCAGTTGTGACGCCTCTGCCGCGAAATCGTGTTGATATCAAATTTGTATTTACTGAAGGCTTATCAGCAAAAATTCAGCAAATTAACTTTGTTGGCAATACCGTGTTTAGTGATGAAGAGTTAGCGGGTAAATTTCAACTTCGTTCAGATATCCCGTGGTGGAACTTTATGGCCTCTGATAAATATCAGAAGCAGGTTCTGTCTGGTGATTTAGAAACCCTTCGCAGCTATTATTTAAATCGTGGTTACCTAAAGTTTAAAGTTGTTTCGACGAACGTATCAATTTCACCGGATAAGCGTGGCGTTTACATTACGCTAAACATCTCTGAAGGGAAACCGTATACCGTTTCAGATATTAAGCTACGTGGTGAACTTGCTGGGAAAGAAGATGAGTTTGACTCATTAGTTAACTTTAAACCGAATGAAATTTATAACGCGGCAAAAGTCACCTCTCTTGAAGATAAAGTGAAAAAAGTATTAGGTGAAGCTGGTTACGCCTATCCAAAAGTACAAACGATTCCGACCTTCAATGATGTCAAACAGAGTGTTGAGTTAACCGTTAATGTTGATCCTGGTCAGCGTGTTTATGTTCGTAATATCAAATTTAGCGGCAATACGACCACTAAAGATGTGGTGCTTCGTCGTGAAATGCGTCAAATGGAAGGGGCATGGCTAAACTCTAAAGCATTAGAGCAAAGCAAATCCCGCCTTAACCGTTTAGGTTTCTTTGAAACTGTTGATATGAAAACGGTACGAGTTCCAGGCAGTAGCGATCAAGTTGATGTTATCTATAACGTTAAAGAAGCCAATGCTGGTAGTGTCAACTTTGGTGTCGGTTATGGTACTGAATCAGGGATTAGCTTCCAGTTAGGTCTACAGCAAGATAACTTCTTAGGTTCTGGTAATAAAGTTGGTATTAATGCGATGACCAATGATTACCAACAAAATATTACCTTAGAATATAAAGACCCTTATTTTACCATTGATGGTATTAGTTTAGGTGGTAAGGTTTTCTATAATCAGTTTGAAGCCTCAGATGCTAACATTGTTGACTATACGAACAAAACCTATGGTGCGTCATTAACTTGGGGTTTCCCGTTTAATGAATTGAACTACTTTGACTTTAGTGTGGGGTATACCCATAACCGAATCTCCAATCTACCAGAATATGATCAGGTACAAGAGTTTAAAACTACTCAACAAGGAAATTTAAGCGATAATGGTCAAACATTAATCGTTGATGATTATGATTGGACGGTTTCTTGGACGCGTAACAACTTGAATAAGGGCTACTTCCCAACGGCAGGTAACTATCAACGTGCTTATTTCAAGATGACGGTACCAGGCTCGGATACCCAATACTTCAAGACTCAATATGATGTTCGACAATACTTCCCGCTGACGGAAGCACATAGCTTTAGCTTATTGATGCGTGGACGCTTAGGTTACGGTAATGGTTATGGTGAAATTGATGGTAATGACAATTTATTACCATTCTATGAGAACTTTTATGCGGGTGGCTACTCTACACTACGTGGTTTCCGTTCAAATACTGCAGGACCAAAAGCAGTATATAGCCAAGGTCAACCAATGCCCGGTGGAATTGCTGGTAATAACTCGGATATTTATGCAACAGATGATTCTACTGGCGGAAACGCGATTGCGTTAGCGAGTATGGAATTGTTCTTCCCATTACCATTTGTGGCAGACGATTATCGTAATCAGATCCGTACCAGTGTCTTTGTTGATGCGGCTTCAGTTTGGGATACCGAGTTTGATTACAAATCGAATGGTAATGTCGTAACTGGCGAAGATGATTATTATGATTATTCTGATCCAACGAATTTCCGAGC